One window from the genome of Halictus rubicundus isolate RS-2024b chromosome 7, iyHalRubi1_principal, whole genome shotgun sequence encodes:
- the LOC143355472 gene encoding DNA helicase MCM8 isoform X2 gives MSDKNLKDYYKSKWYLNKKKSAKSNKDGSKNNQNKEKICKSLDPIQTSDTLYKYDTFVNFNIPYYGWKFFFDDEEYKDGSETVKKIQILENFLNRQQRLLSLLTLENLEVGTVFAIDICEVYNDKIFMNKWPDFKKSIYENPLHTLNCIKLAIHQKILNTIPKENLKCCMNIISTLSTVRLKILNYQPIICLQDLKANSYGRLVSVKGCVIRVGRVKHLAEWIIFVCRKCNLQKIVKQPQGIYTVPKKCNICGISKFRPLLDSPQVKSISFQMIKIQELLNDEQNNKGSMPRVLDVELMDDLVSTCMPGDDITLTGIIKGINNIKARNKISFALYMEAITISNNKQRFQTKNIMDNEMSIKDYLAIKEVYNTPNIFPLLVHSLCPSIYGHEMIKAGLILSLFGGNTEHSEIRDNIHILVVGDPGLGKSQMLQACSRIATKGVYVCGNSSTSSGLTITLTRENKSNNFALEPGALVLADRGCCCIDEFDKMSKQHSALLESMEQQSVSVAKSGIICSLPTRTSILAAANPIGGRFNRSKTVIQNLKMSPPLLSRFDLIFLLLDEPNKHIDDLLCKHVMSIHTGSNVRKRKVNASQHVDTMDENRFTLREKLVSSVTENVCPIPQSILRKYISYARQYVKPTLTTEAATILQNYYLQLRKRNNKCSGISVYNRQLEAMIRLTEARAKLELRTEATETDALEVIEILRYATDNSAVSWSSLNNKKGIDRKLREFIQLLKKETFSSNNQTFSTKQLREIALSGKISVDDFSRLISKLNESGVLLKTGSNTFKFIPD, from the exons ATGAGTGATAAAAATTTGAAGGACTATTATAAAAGTAAATggtatttaaataaaaagaaatcagCAAAATCTAATA AAGATGGCAGCAAAAACAATCAAAATAAGGAAAAAATATGCAAATCTTTAGATCCAATTCAGACTAGTGATACATTATATAAATATGACACTTTTGTAAATTTTAATATACCTTACTATGGATGGAAattttttttcgatgatgaag AGTACAAAGATGGTTCAGAAACTGTTAAAAAAATTCAGATTTTGGAGAACTTCTTAAACAGGCAGCAACGCTTACTATCGTTACTTACTTTGGAAAATTTAGAAGTTGGGACAGTGTTTGCTATTGACATATGTGAAGTATACAACGATAAGATTTTTATGAATAAATGGCCAGATTTTAAGAAAAGTATTTATGAAAACCCTCTACACACATTAAATTGTATTAAGCTTGCTATTCATCAG aaaatattaaatacaataccaaaagaaaatttaaaatgttgtaTGAATATTATAAGTACACTTTCGACTgttagattaaaaatattaaattaccaACCCATTATATGCTTGCAAGACTTGAAAGCAAATTCTTATG GGAGATTGGTATCTGTTAAAGGCTGTGTAATAAGAGTAGGTCGTGTAAAGCATCTTGCAGAATGGATAATATTTGTCTGTCGCAAATgtaatttgcaaaaaatagtaAAACAACCACAAGGAATATATACAGTaccaaaaaaatgtaatatatgtGGTATATCTAAATTTCGTCCACTATTAGATTCTCCACAAGTGAAAAGTATTTCTTTCCAAATGATTAAGATACAAGAACTTTTGAATGATGAACAG AATAATAAAGGTAGCATGCCTAGAGTACTTGATGTTGAATTGATGGATGATTTAGTCAGTACTTGTATGCCTGGAGATGATATTACGTTAACAGGAATTATAAAG ggtattaataatattaaagcaCGAAATAAAATATCATTTGCATTGTATATGGAAGCAATCACAATAAGTAATAATAAACAGAGATttcaaactaaaaatattatggacAATGAAATGTCAATAAAGGATTATTTAGCAATAAAG GAAGTATATAATAcaccaaatatttttccattgcTGGTTCATTCTCTTTGTCCAAGCATATATGGTCATGAAATGATAAAAGCTGGGTTGATACTAAGTTTATTTGGTGGCAATACGGAGCATTCAGAAATACGagataatatacatattttagtAGTCGGGGATCCTGGTCTTGGGAAATCGCAAATGTTGCAAGCATGTTCACGAATTGCTACTAAAG GAGTATATGTATGCGGAAATTCGAGCACATCATCTGGATTGACAATAACACTTACAAGGGAAAATAAAAGTAACAACTTTGCTTTAGAACCAGGTGCATTAGTTTTAGCAGATAGAGGCTGCTGTTGTATTGATGAATTTGATAAAATGTCTAAGCAACATTCg GCTTTATTAGAATCCATGGAACAGCAAAGTGTAAGTGTTGCTAAATCAGGAATAATTTGTTCCCTTCCCACAAGAACTTCAATTCTTGCAGCTGCTAATCCAATTGGTGGTCGATTTAATAGAAGTAAAACAGTAATACAAAATTTGAAGATGAGTCCACCTCTTTTATCGCGttttgatttaatttttttattgttagaTGAACCAAATAAG CATATAGATGATTTACTATGCAAACATGTTATGTCAATTCATACCGGATCCAatgtaagaaaaagaaaagtaaatgCTTCTCAACACGTAGATACAATGGATGAAAATAGATTCACATTAAG GGAGAAACTTGTATCTTCTGTAACTGAAAATGTTTGCCCTATTCCACAATCAATTCTCAGGAAGTATATTTCATACGCACGACAATACGTTAAACCAACGCTTACTACAGAAGCAGCTACAATATTACAAAACTATTATTTACAACTTcggaaaagaaataataaatgcAGTGGTATATCTGTGTATAATAGACAATTAGAAGCTATGATAAGATTAACTGAG GCTAGAGCAAAATTGGAATTACGTACTGAAGCAACTGAAACAGATGCTTTGGAAGTGATAGAAATTCTACGATATGCAACTGATAATAGTGCTGTTAGCTGGTCatcattaaataataaaaaaggaaTAGATAGAAAA ctCAGAGaatttatacaattattaaagaaggaaacattttcttctaacAATCAAACATTTTCTACAAAACAGCTACGTGAAATCGCATTAAGCGGAAAAATTTCAGTGGATGATTTTTCTCGATTGAtatcaaaattaaatgaaaGTGGAGTTTTATTAAAAACTGGAAGTAACACTTTCAAATTTATACCAGACtaa
- the LOC143355854 gene encoding cyclin-dependent kinase 20 — protein MDRYVIIEKIGEGAQGIVLKAYDPVADKNVALKKLLLKNIENSISTSIMREMKILQQLKHRNIIKLLDAFPVGLDFIMVFEYMPISLWEIIKDNEIVLTTVQVKMYINMILEGIAYVHDKNIIHRDLKPANLLINEKGILKIADFGLGRLMWTDMCRPYSHQIATRWYRAPELLYGAKYYTAAIDMWSIGCIFGELLNKSPLFPGETDIEQLAIVLKYLGSPTTETWPELSTLPDYNKITFPYHVGLSWEDIIEDAQPEAIDLLSKILIYNSSNRLKASEALRHVYFYTKPYPSLQNLIKPSNNHRNQIKQKEIIINTQVTTLFENLLAIG, from the exons aTGGACAGATATgtgatcattgaaaaaattggtGAGGGTGCACAGGGAATAGTTTTAAAAGCATATGATCCAGTAGCAGATAAAAATGTAGCATTAAAGAAATtgcttttaaaaaatattgaaaatagtatatCAACATCTATTATGCGTGAGATGAAAATTTTACAACAATTAAAACATCGTAAT ATTATAAAACTGCTAGATGCTTTTCCTGTTGGACTAGATTTTATAATGGTTTTCGAGTACATGCCAATAAGTTTATGGGAAATAATAAAGGATAATGAAATAGTATTAACAACAGTTCAagtaaaaatgtacataaatatgATCTTAGAGGGTATTGCTTATGTACacgataaaaatataatacataGG GATTTAAAACCtgcaaatttattaataaatgaaaaaggTATTCTAAAGATAGCTGACTTCGGTTTGGGAAGATTAATGTGGACAGATATGTGTAGACCATATTCTCATCAAATTGCTACTAGATGGTACAGAGCACCTGAATTATTATACGGAGCTAAATATTACACCGCTGCTATTGATATGTGGTCTATTGGTTGCATTTTTGGTGAACTACTAAATAAATCACCTTTATTTCCA GGAGAAACAGATATCGAGCAATTGGCAATAGTGTTGAAATATTTGGGATCACCTACAACAGAAACTTGGCCTGAATTGAGTACACTGCctgattataataaaattacatttccATATCATGTAGGATTATCATGGGAAGATATCATTGAAGATGCTCAACCTGAAGCTATTGACCTTCTCAGTAAAATACTTATTTATAATTCATCAAACCGTTTGAAAGCTAGCGAG GCATTACGTCATGTATATTTTTATACCAAACCTTATCCTTCAttgcaaaatttaataaaaccaTCAAATAATCATCGCaatcaaataaaacaaaaagaaattattataaatacacAAGTTACAACgctttttgaaaatttattagcTATTGGATAG
- the LOC143355472 gene encoding DNA helicase MCM8 isoform X1 translates to MKKYKIMSDKNLKDYYKSKWYLNKKKSAKSNKDGSKNNQNKEKICKSLDPIQTSDTLYKYDTFVNFNIPYYGWKFFFDDEEYKDGSETVKKIQILENFLNRQQRLLSLLTLENLEVGTVFAIDICEVYNDKIFMNKWPDFKKSIYENPLHTLNCIKLAIHQKILNTIPKENLKCCMNIISTLSTVRLKILNYQPIICLQDLKANSYGRLVSVKGCVIRVGRVKHLAEWIIFVCRKCNLQKIVKQPQGIYTVPKKCNICGISKFRPLLDSPQVKSISFQMIKIQELLNDEQNNKGSMPRVLDVELMDDLVSTCMPGDDITLTGIIKGINNIKARNKISFALYMEAITISNNKQRFQTKNIMDNEMSIKDYLAIKEVYNTPNIFPLLVHSLCPSIYGHEMIKAGLILSLFGGNTEHSEIRDNIHILVVGDPGLGKSQMLQACSRIATKGVYVCGNSSTSSGLTITLTRENKSNNFALEPGALVLADRGCCCIDEFDKMSKQHSALLESMEQQSVSVAKSGIICSLPTRTSILAAANPIGGRFNRSKTVIQNLKMSPPLLSRFDLIFLLLDEPNKHIDDLLCKHVMSIHTGSNVRKRKVNASQHVDTMDENRFTLREKLVSSVTENVCPIPQSILRKYISYARQYVKPTLTTEAATILQNYYLQLRKRNNKCSGISVYNRQLEAMIRLTEARAKLELRTEATETDALEVIEILRYATDNSAVSWSSLNNKKGIDRKLREFIQLLKKETFSSNNQTFSTKQLREIALSGKISVDDFSRLISKLNESGVLLKTGSNTFKFIPD, encoded by the exons ATGAAGAAATATAA aaTTATGAGTGATAAAAATTTGAAGGACTATTATAAAAGTAAATggtatttaaataaaaagaaatcagCAAAATCTAATA AAGATGGCAGCAAAAACAATCAAAATAAGGAAAAAATATGCAAATCTTTAGATCCAATTCAGACTAGTGATACATTATATAAATATGACACTTTTGTAAATTTTAATATACCTTACTATGGATGGAAattttttttcgatgatgaag AGTACAAAGATGGTTCAGAAACTGTTAAAAAAATTCAGATTTTGGAGAACTTCTTAAACAGGCAGCAACGCTTACTATCGTTACTTACTTTGGAAAATTTAGAAGTTGGGACAGTGTTTGCTATTGACATATGTGAAGTATACAACGATAAGATTTTTATGAATAAATGGCCAGATTTTAAGAAAAGTATTTATGAAAACCCTCTACACACATTAAATTGTATTAAGCTTGCTATTCATCAG aaaatattaaatacaataccaaaagaaaatttaaaatgttgtaTGAATATTATAAGTACACTTTCGACTgttagattaaaaatattaaattaccaACCCATTATATGCTTGCAAGACTTGAAAGCAAATTCTTATG GGAGATTGGTATCTGTTAAAGGCTGTGTAATAAGAGTAGGTCGTGTAAAGCATCTTGCAGAATGGATAATATTTGTCTGTCGCAAATgtaatttgcaaaaaatagtaAAACAACCACAAGGAATATATACAGTaccaaaaaaatgtaatatatgtGGTATATCTAAATTTCGTCCACTATTAGATTCTCCACAAGTGAAAAGTATTTCTTTCCAAATGATTAAGATACAAGAACTTTTGAATGATGAACAG AATAATAAAGGTAGCATGCCTAGAGTACTTGATGTTGAATTGATGGATGATTTAGTCAGTACTTGTATGCCTGGAGATGATATTACGTTAACAGGAATTATAAAG ggtattaataatattaaagcaCGAAATAAAATATCATTTGCATTGTATATGGAAGCAATCACAATAAGTAATAATAAACAGAGATttcaaactaaaaatattatggacAATGAAATGTCAATAAAGGATTATTTAGCAATAAAG GAAGTATATAATAcaccaaatatttttccattgcTGGTTCATTCTCTTTGTCCAAGCATATATGGTCATGAAATGATAAAAGCTGGGTTGATACTAAGTTTATTTGGTGGCAATACGGAGCATTCAGAAATACGagataatatacatattttagtAGTCGGGGATCCTGGTCTTGGGAAATCGCAAATGTTGCAAGCATGTTCACGAATTGCTACTAAAG GAGTATATGTATGCGGAAATTCGAGCACATCATCTGGATTGACAATAACACTTACAAGGGAAAATAAAAGTAACAACTTTGCTTTAGAACCAGGTGCATTAGTTTTAGCAGATAGAGGCTGCTGTTGTATTGATGAATTTGATAAAATGTCTAAGCAACATTCg GCTTTATTAGAATCCATGGAACAGCAAAGTGTAAGTGTTGCTAAATCAGGAATAATTTGTTCCCTTCCCACAAGAACTTCAATTCTTGCAGCTGCTAATCCAATTGGTGGTCGATTTAATAGAAGTAAAACAGTAATACAAAATTTGAAGATGAGTCCACCTCTTTTATCGCGttttgatttaatttttttattgttagaTGAACCAAATAAG CATATAGATGATTTACTATGCAAACATGTTATGTCAATTCATACCGGATCCAatgtaagaaaaagaaaagtaaatgCTTCTCAACACGTAGATACAATGGATGAAAATAGATTCACATTAAG GGAGAAACTTGTATCTTCTGTAACTGAAAATGTTTGCCCTATTCCACAATCAATTCTCAGGAAGTATATTTCATACGCACGACAATACGTTAAACCAACGCTTACTACAGAAGCAGCTACAATATTACAAAACTATTATTTACAACTTcggaaaagaaataataaatgcAGTGGTATATCTGTGTATAATAGACAATTAGAAGCTATGATAAGATTAACTGAG GCTAGAGCAAAATTGGAATTACGTACTGAAGCAACTGAAACAGATGCTTTGGAAGTGATAGAAATTCTACGATATGCAACTGATAATAGTGCTGTTAGCTGGTCatcattaaataataaaaaaggaaTAGATAGAAAA ctCAGAGaatttatacaattattaaagaaggaaacattttcttctaacAATCAAACATTTTCTACAAAACAGCTACGTGAAATCGCATTAAGCGGAAAAATTTCAGTGGATGATTTTTCTCGATTGAtatcaaaattaaatgaaaGTGGAGTTTTATTAAAAACTGGAAGTAACACTTTCAAATTTATACCAGACtaa
- the LOC143355473 gene encoding uncharacterized protein LOC143355473 — MEMLRQAQEMKRQKPKPPPMFMMIPIEEKNDENKRSHTKHKHTKSIKDVHAAIDSKLPEMRGGILFTRCYCVHRDGLQNSCPLSSCQEHPNCGEKPWPTCPPAKFLRCRYPQQFPTKNNN, encoded by the exons ATGGAAATGCTGAGACAAGCGCAAGAAATGAAACGGCAAAAACCAAAACCCCCACCTATGTTCATGATGATTCCAATCGAAGAAAAAAATGATGAAAACAAAAGATCACATACTAAGCATAAACACACTAAATCAATAAAAGATGTTCACGCT GCAATTGATTCGAAACTTCCTGAAATGAGGGGCGGAATTTTATTCACAAGATGCTACTGCGTACACAGAGATGGTCTTCAAAATTCTTGTCCATTGTCCTCCTGTCAAGAGCATCCCAATTGTGGCGAAAAGCCATGGCCCACATGTCCACCAGCGAAATTTCTTCGCTGTCGGTACCCACAACAGTTCccaacaaaaaataataattaa